A stretch of the Desulfovibrio sp. X2 genome encodes the following:
- the larB gene encoding nickel pincer cofactor biosynthesis protein LarB: MDTMTNETTKDAANETAKCAAHEDLGGTEASLRALLGAVRDGGLDVEQGMERLRDLPFLDLGHTKLDLHRSLRNGFPEVVYGAGKTPEQMVEIFLRLRDHDHVLATRVPPETALRVQEACPGAEYNPVARTLTLVRGEIAYRGGEICIVTAGTSDLPVAEEARVTCAMLGSRAFVVSDVGVAGIHRLLDRLDRIRQASVIVVVAGMEGALASVVGGLVSTPIIAVPTSVGYGASFGGLSALLGMLTSCASGVSVVNIDNGFGAACAACKINNLVAARS, translated from the coding sequence ATGGACACGATGACAAACGAAACGACGAAGGATGCGGCGAACGAAACGGCGAAGTGCGCGGCGCACGAGGATCTCGGCGGCACCGAGGCCTCCCTGCGCGCACTGCTCGGCGCGGTGCGCGACGGCGGCCTGGACGTGGAGCAGGGCATGGAGCGGCTGCGCGACCTGCCCTTCCTCGACCTCGGCCACACCAAGCTCGACCTGCACCGCAGCCTGCGCAACGGCTTTCCCGAGGTCGTCTACGGCGCGGGCAAGACCCCCGAGCAGATGGTGGAGATATTCCTGCGCCTGCGCGACCACGACCACGTGCTGGCCACGCGCGTGCCGCCCGAGACGGCCCTGCGCGTGCAGGAGGCCTGCCCCGGGGCGGAGTACAACCCCGTGGCCCGCACCCTGACCCTGGTCCGGGGCGAGATCGCGTACCGGGGCGGGGAGATCTGCATCGTCACGGCCGGAACGTCCGACCTGCCCGTGGCCGAGGAGGCCCGCGTGACCTGCGCGATGCTCGGCAGCCGGGCCTTCGTGGTCTCGGACGTGGGCGTGGCGGGCATCCACCGCCTGCTCGACCGGCTGGACCGCATCCGGCAGGCGAGCGTGATCGTCGTTGTGGCGGGCATGGAAGGGGCGCTGGCCAGCGTCGTGGGCGGGCTCGTCTCCACGCCCATCATCGCGGTGCCCACCTCGGTGGGCTACGGCGCCTCGTTCGGCGGCCTCTCCGCCCTGCTCGGCATGCTCACCTCATGCGCCAGCGGCGTCAGCGTGGTGAACATCGACAACGGCTTCGGCGCGGCCTGCGCGGCCTGCAAGATCAACAACCTCGTCGCGGCCCGCTCCTGA
- the larE gene encoding ATP-dependent sacrificial sulfur transferase LarE — MDPSMYTSPETEAGYARLLERLRAEGRVLVAFSGGVDSTFLLHAACVAAGTSGRVLAVTLATPYIARAEIAEARAAAAALRVEHRVLELPFPEELRANPAERCYLCKRRLFSLLLEMASAEAVGRVLDGTNADDLGDHRPGLKALRELAIESPLLDAGLGKAEIRALSRAFGLSTWDKPAAACLLSRIPHGTRVAEEELRRIEAAEEFLKDSGFAAVRVRSHGDVARIEVPAGQVAALAAAAARLGVDARLKALGYAHVALDLAGYRMGSLNETENPGHAL, encoded by the coding sequence ATGGACCCGTCCATGTACACGTCCCCCGAGACAGAGGCCGGATACGCCCGGCTGCTGGAGCGACTGCGCGCCGAGGGAAGGGTGCTCGTGGCCTTTTCCGGCGGCGTGGACAGCACCTTCCTGCTGCACGCCGCCTGCGTCGCGGCCGGGACCTCCGGCCGGGTGCTGGCCGTGACCCTGGCCACGCCCTACATTGCGCGGGCCGAGATCGCCGAGGCGCGGGCCGCGGCCGCGGCCCTGCGCGTGGAGCACCGCGTGCTCGAGCTGCCCTTTCCCGAGGAGCTGCGCGCCAACCCGGCCGAGCGCTGCTACCTGTGCAAGCGCCGCCTCTTCTCGCTGCTCCTGGAGATGGCCTCGGCCGAGGCCGTCGGCCGCGTCCTTGACGGCACCAATGCCGACGACCTGGGCGACCACCGCCCCGGGCTCAAGGCCCTGCGCGAGCTCGCCATCGAGAGCCCGCTCCTGGACGCCGGGCTCGGCAAGGCGGAGATCCGCGCGCTCTCGCGCGCCTTCGGCCTTTCCACCTGGGACAAGCCCGCGGCCGCCTGCCTGCTCTCGCGCATCCCCCACGGCACGCGGGTCGCGGAGGAGGAGCTTCGGCGCATCGAGGCGGCCGAGGAGTTCCTGAAGGACAGCGGCTTTGCGGCCGTGCGCGTGCGCAGCCACGGCGACGTGGCGCGCATCGAGGTCCCGGCCGGGCAGGTCGCGGCGCTCGCGGCCGCGGCCGCGCGGCTCGGCGTGGACGCGCGGCTCAAGGCGCTCGGCTACGCCCACGTGGCCCTGGACCTGGCCGGATACCGCATGGGCAGCCTGAACGAGACGGAAAACCCGGGGCACGCCCTTTGA
- a CDS encoding aldo/keto reductase, with amino-acid sequence MLYRKMPKNGDELSILGFGCMRLPMADGAIDEPRAIAQIRAAVDKGVNYMDTAWPYHAGASEPLLGKALRDGYRERVKVATKLPSWLIKSREDMDTFLNAQLERLGTDRIDYYLVHALDGGLWDSVEALGIAEFLDTARRDGRIVNAGFSFHGLLPDFKRIVDAHPWEFCQIQYNFLDQAFQAGTEGLEYAAARGLGVVIMEPLRGGSLGRPEQPPAVAGIWDTAPTRRTPVEWALRWVWNRPEVTLLLSGMNEEAHIEQNLAVASEALPGSLAPEELELVDRAARAYHELMQVGCTGCGYCMPCPAGVSIPKCFDSYNRMHMFGDPDTAKFFYAAGVGGQIGLEEPGFASQCVACGECLEKCPQHIRIPDVLEKVAAEMEDAGLDARLAAARKLFRVRPQ; translated from the coding sequence ATGCTGTACAGGAAAATGCCGAAAAACGGGGACGAGCTCTCCATTCTGGGCTTCGGGTGCATGCGCCTGCCCATGGCGGACGGGGCCATCGACGAACCGCGGGCCATCGCCCAGATCCGCGCGGCCGTGGACAAGGGCGTCAACTACATGGACACGGCCTGGCCGTACCATGCCGGGGCGAGCGAGCCCCTGCTGGGCAAGGCGCTTCGCGACGGCTACCGCGAGCGCGTGAAGGTGGCCACCAAGCTGCCCTCCTGGCTGATCAAGAGCCGCGAGGACATGGACACCTTCCTGAACGCCCAGCTCGAGCGCCTGGGCACGGACCGCATCGACTACTACCTGGTGCACGCCCTGGACGGCGGGCTCTGGGACAGCGTGGAGGCGCTCGGCATCGCCGAGTTCCTGGACACGGCCAGGCGCGACGGCCGCATCGTCAACGCGGGCTTCTCGTTCCACGGCCTGCTGCCGGACTTCAAGCGCATCGTGGACGCCCACCCCTGGGAGTTCTGCCAGATCCAGTACAACTTCCTGGACCAGGCGTTCCAGGCCGGGACCGAGGGGCTCGAGTACGCCGCCGCCAGGGGGCTCGGCGTGGTCATCATGGAGCCGCTGCGCGGCGGCAGCCTCGGCAGGCCCGAGCAGCCGCCCGCCGTGGCCGGGATCTGGGATACGGCCCCCACGCGCCGCACCCCGGTGGAGTGGGCGCTGCGCTGGGTCTGGAACCGGCCCGAGGTCACGCTGCTGCTCTCCGGCATGAACGAGGAGGCGCACATCGAGCAGAACCTGGCCGTGGCCTCCGAGGCACTGCCCGGCTCCCTCGCCCCGGAGGAGCTCGAACTCGTCGACCGTGCGGCCCGCGCCTACCACGAGCTCATGCAGGTCGGCTGCACGGGCTGCGGCTACTGCATGCCGTGCCCCGCGGGCGTGTCCATCCCCAAGTGCTTCGACTCCTACAACCGCATGCACATGTTCGGCGACCCGGACACCGCGAAGTTCTTCTACGCCGCCGGCGTGGGCGGGCAGATCGGCCTCGAGGAGCCGGGCTTCGCCTCGCAGTGCGTGGCCTGCGGCGAGTGCCTGGAGAAGTGCCCGCAGCACATCCGGATCCCGGATGTGCTCGAGAAGGTGGCGGCCGAGATGGAGGACGCGGGCCTGGACGCCCGCCTGGCCGCGGCCAGGAAACTGTTCAGGGTCCGCCCGCAGTAG
- the larC gene encoding nickel pincer cofactor biosynthesis protein LarC, with protein MKILYYDCFAGLCGDMNLAAMLHLGVEADHLRAGLSRLGLDDEFELRVSRDARMGIHGLRVDVVLRAEEHAHGHRHGHRHGHRHDHGHDHGHDHGHHHHGHPPQRGLREIEALIGKSGLPEAVKNTSLAIFRRVAEAEARVHGKDLYEVHFHEVGATDSIVDIVGAAICFHALGVDEVWASPPELGGGFVRCAHGLIPVPAPATVEILQGLPATRGATDKETTTPTGAAILATLATRFTARPEMVVERTAYGIGHRDDEIPNVLRVHLARAAEEAEEPTPRASAGGTVHEARLLSCNIDDMTGEALGAAMDLLLEEGAMDVHFTPIVMKKNRPATCLSLLCAAGDEERFKELLFRHTTTLGIKSFPLEKTVLETRFTRLETPLGPVTMKDALLDGRIVRSKPEFEDCRELARSHGIPLSEVYLQIGKVRE; from the coding sequence ATGAAGATACTCTATTACGACTGCTTCGCCGGGCTTTGCGGCGACATGAACCTGGCCGCCATGCTCCACCTGGGCGTGGAGGCGGACCATCTGCGCGCCGGGCTCTCCAGGCTCGGCCTGGACGACGAGTTCGAGCTCAGGGTCTCGCGCGACGCGCGCATGGGCATCCACGGGCTGCGCGTGGACGTGGTGCTGCGCGCCGAGGAGCACGCGCACGGTCATCGGCACGGTCATCGGCACGGTCATCGGCACGATCACGGGCACGATCACGGGCACGATCACGGCCACCACCATCACGGCCACCCGCCGCAGCGCGGCCTGCGCGAGATCGAGGCCCTCATCGGGAAGAGCGGGCTGCCCGAGGCCGTGAAGAACACGAGCCTGGCGATCTTTCGCCGCGTGGCCGAGGCCGAGGCCCGGGTGCACGGCAAGGACCTCTACGAGGTGCATTTCCACGAGGTCGGGGCCACGGACTCCATAGTGGACATCGTGGGCGCGGCCATCTGCTTCCACGCGCTCGGCGTGGACGAGGTCTGGGCCTCCCCGCCCGAGCTCGGCGGCGGCTTCGTGCGCTGCGCGCACGGCCTCATCCCGGTGCCCGCCCCGGCCACGGTGGAGATCCTCCAGGGCCTCCCCGCCACGCGCGGGGCCACGGACAAGGAGACGACCACGCCCACGGGCGCGGCCATCCTGGCCACACTCGCCACGCGCTTCACCGCCCGCCCGGAGATGGTCGTGGAACGCACGGCCTACGGCATAGGGCACCGCGACGACGAGATCCCGAACGTGCTGCGCGTGCATCTGGCCCGCGCGGCCGAAGAGGCGGAGGAGCCCACGCCCCGCGCCTCGGCGGGCGGCACGGTGCACGAGGCGCGGCTGCTCTCGTGCAACATCGACGACATGACCGGCGAGGCGCTCGGCGCGGCCATGGACCTGCTCCTGGAGGAGGGGGCCATGGACGTGCACTTCACGCCCATCGTGATGAAGAAGAACCGGCCCGCCACCTGCCTCTCGCTGCTCTGCGCGGCGGGCGACGAGGAGCGCTTCAAGGAGCTGCTCTTCCGCCACACCACCACGCTCGGCATCAAGAGTTTCCCGCTCGAGAAGACCGTGCTCGAGACGCGCTTCACGCGGCTGGAGACGCCGCTCGGCCCGGTGACCATGAAGGACGCCCTGCTGGACGGCAGGATCGTGCGCTCCAAGCCGGAGTTCGAGGACTGCCGGGAGCTCGCCCGCAGCCACGGCATCCCCCTGTCCGAGGTCTACCTGCAGATCGGCAAGGTGCGGGAGTAG